A genomic window from Halogeometricum borinquense DSM 11551 includes:
- the katG gene encoding catalase/peroxidase HPI, with product MNRSNQDWWPNQLNLEILDQNARQTDPMGEEFDYAEEFEKLDFEAVKEDIEAVMTTSQEWWPADYGHYGPLFIRMAWHSAGTYRTVDGRGGAAGGRQRLPPISSWPDNVNLDKARRLLWPVKQKYGRKLSWGDLIVLAGNVALESMGFETFGFAGGREDDYVPDKAVDWGPEDEWEKTSSDRFDEEGDLKEPLGNTVMGLIYVNPEGPNGEPDVEGSAKNIRQAFSRMAMNDEETVALIAGGHTFGKVHGADSGDNLGPEPEAAPIDLQGLGWENEYGSGKGPDTITSGIEGPWNTTPIQWDMGYIDNLLEYKWWPEQGPGGAWQWTTQGGELDDAAPGVEDPSEKEDVMMLTTDIALKRDPDFREVLERFQENPDEFQECFAKAWYKLIHRDMGPPERFLGPEVPDEVMLWQDPLPDADYDLIDDEAAAELKEEILGSDLSVSQLVKTAWASASTYRDSDKRGGANGARIRLEPQRSWEVNEPEELETVLETLEGIQDEFNSSQSDETRVSLADLIVLGGNAAVEKAAADAGYDVEIPFEPGRTDATQEQTDVESFEALKPKADGFRNYIESGVDEKPEELLVDKAELLNLTVEEMTVLVGGMRALDANYQGSDLGVFTDEPETLTNDFFVNLLDMDSEWEPVSDSEDVFELRDRETGEVQWKGSRFDLIFGSNARLRTVAEVYGAADGEEKFVHDFVETWHKVMTLDRFDLE from the coding sequence ATGAATAGGTCCAACCAAGACTGGTGGCCGAATCAGTTGAACCTGGAGATTCTCGACCAGAACGCTCGTCAGACCGACCCGATGGGCGAGGAGTTCGACTACGCCGAGGAGTTCGAAAAACTCGACTTCGAGGCCGTGAAGGAAGATATTGAAGCGGTGATGACCACGTCGCAGGAGTGGTGGCCTGCCGACTACGGTCATTACGGACCGCTCTTCATTCGGATGGCGTGGCACAGCGCTGGCACGTACCGCACCGTTGACGGCCGCGGCGGTGCGGCCGGTGGTCGTCAGCGCCTCCCACCGATCAGCAGTTGGCCGGACAACGTGAACCTCGACAAGGCTCGTCGCCTGCTCTGGCCGGTCAAGCAGAAGTACGGCCGCAAGCTCTCGTGGGGTGACCTGATCGTCTTGGCCGGGAACGTCGCGCTGGAGTCGATGGGATTCGAGACGTTCGGCTTCGCCGGCGGCCGCGAAGACGACTACGTACCCGACAAGGCAGTCGATTGGGGTCCGGAGGACGAGTGGGAGAAGACTTCCTCCGACCGCTTCGACGAGGAGGGCGACCTCAAGGAACCACTCGGCAACACCGTGATGGGCCTCATCTACGTGAATCCGGAAGGTCCGAACGGCGAGCCGGACGTCGAGGGCTCCGCGAAGAACATCCGACAGGCGTTCAGCCGAATGGCGATGAACGACGAGGAGACTGTCGCCCTCATCGCTGGTGGCCACACCTTCGGGAAGGTCCACGGCGCCGACTCCGGCGACAACCTCGGACCCGAGCCCGAAGCAGCTCCGATCGACCTGCAGGGTCTCGGTTGGGAGAACGAGTACGGCTCCGGCAAAGGTCCCGACACGATCACCAGCGGGATCGAGGGCCCGTGGAACACCACGCCGATTCAGTGGGACATGGGTTACATCGACAACTTGCTCGAGTACAAATGGTGGCCTGAGCAGGGTCCCGGCGGTGCCTGGCAGTGGACCACACAGGGTGGCGAGTTAGACGACGCTGCACCCGGTGTCGAGGACCCGTCGGAGAAGGAAGACGTGATGATGCTGACCACGGACATCGCCCTGAAGCGAGACCCGGACTTCCGGGAGGTTCTCGAGCGCTTCCAGGAGAACCCCGACGAGTTCCAAGAGTGCTTCGCAAAGGCCTGGTACAAGCTCATTCACCGCGACATGGGCCCGCCGGAGCGGTTCCTCGGCCCCGAAGTCCCGGACGAAGTAATGCTGTGGCAGGACCCCCTGCCGGACGCCGACTACGACCTCATCGACGACGAAGCGGCCGCCGAACTCAAGGAGGAGATTCTCGGGTCGGACCTCTCCGTCTCTCAACTGGTCAAGACCGCGTGGGCGTCGGCATCGACGTACCGCGACAGCGACAAGCGCGGCGGCGCAAACGGCGCGCGCATCCGTCTCGAACCGCAGCGGAGCTGGGAAGTGAACGAGCCGGAAGAGCTTGAGACGGTATTGGAGACGCTCGAAGGTATTCAAGACGAGTTCAACAGTTCACAATCTGATGAGACCAGAGTCTCGCTCGCCGACCTGATCGTGCTGGGCGGTAACGCGGCCGTCGAGAAGGCGGCGGCAGACGCCGGGTACGACGTGGAAATTCCGTTCGAGCCCGGACGGACGGACGCCACGCAGGAACAGACCGACGTCGAGTCGTTCGAGGCGCTCAAGCCGAAAGCCGACGGGTTCCGGAACTACATCGAGAGCGGTGTCGACGAGAAGCCCGAAGAACTGCTGGTGGACAAGGCGGAACTGCTGAACCTGACGGTCGAAGAGATGACGGTCCTCGTCGGCGGGATGCGGGCGCTGGACGCGAACTACCAGGGCTCCGATCTCGGCGTCTTCACCGACGAGCCGGAGACGCTGACTAACGACTTCTTCGTGAACCTGCTCGACATGGATTCCGAGTGGGAACCGGTCTCGGACTCCGAGGACGTGTTCGAGCTACGCGACCGTGAGACGGGCGAAGTCCAGTGGAAAGGGTCCCGGTTCGACCTCATCTTCGGATCGAACGCCCGACTTCGTACCGTCGCGGAAGTCTACGGAGCTGCTGACGGCGAGGAGAAATTTGTGCACGACTTCGTAGAGACGTGGCACAAAGTGATGACCCTCGACCGCTTCGACCTCGAATAA
- a CDS encoding 2Fe-2S iron-sulfur cluster-binding protein, which translates to MVEINLVGLGIGMTLTLMAVALHFSRGTEWTPAADISQEVLERRASTVPETDFPEPMNRSIGGGGVAAGAVASGEEGAELEGEAEEESSSPADIPEDEVEYFEVEYAKQGATIEVANNETVLEAGEDEGMDLPYACRQGQCVSCAGQITSGGSSEDYVVHDNQQMLGDAELDDGYTLTCVAYPKADFTIETGEAP; encoded by the coding sequence ATGGTCGAAATCAACCTCGTGGGGCTGGGTATCGGTATGACCCTGACGCTCATGGCCGTCGCCCTGCACTTCTCGCGGGGGACCGAGTGGACGCCCGCCGCGGACATCTCACAAGAGGTCCTCGAACGTCGGGCGAGTACGGTCCCTGAGACGGACTTCCCCGAACCGATGAACCGTTCCATCGGCGGTGGCGGCGTCGCCGCGGGTGCAGTCGCTAGCGGCGAAGAGGGTGCGGAACTCGAAGGCGAAGCCGAAGAGGAGTCGTCGAGTCCCGCCGATATCCCCGAGGACGAAGTCGAATACTTCGAGGTCGAGTACGCAAAACAGGGCGCGACTATCGAGGTCGCAAACAACGAGACTGTCCTCGAAGCCGGTGAGGACGAAGGCATGGACCTCCCGTACGCGTGCCGACAGGGGCAGTGTGTCTCCTGTGCCGGACAGATTACCTCCGGTGGTAGCTCCGAGGACTACGTCGTCCACGACAACCAGCAGATGCTTGGCGACGCCGAACTCGACGATGGCTACACGCTGACCTGTGTCGCCTATCCCAAGGCTGACTTCACCATCGAAACCGGCGAAGCGCCGTAA
- a CDS encoding helix-turn-helix domain-containing protein, whose translation MPVSIDDFESGDLPRGPSVPEQVVTYLYTHSDQAFTRSEIATAISEDPNTVGTALSRLKDRNLVRHKREFWAITDDDERVAAAYDLHTTTDRLDDEDGGIDADEWETVAPEAPHPSERDEDEQ comes from the coding sequence ATGCCCGTGAGCATCGACGACTTCGAGTCCGGTGACCTTCCACGAGGACCAAGCGTCCCGGAACAGGTGGTCACGTATCTCTACACCCACAGCGATCAGGCGTTCACGCGCTCGGAGATTGCGACCGCCATCAGTGAAGACCCGAACACCGTCGGCACTGCACTCTCCCGCTTGAAGGACCGTAATCTCGTTCGCCACAAGCGGGAGTTCTGGGCAATCACGGATGACGACGAGCGCGTCGCCGCCGCGTACGACCTCCACACCACGACCGACAGACTAGACGACGAAGACGGCGGTATCGACGCTGACGAATGGGAGACAGTGGCACCAGAAGCACCCCATCCGAGCGAACGAGACGAGGACGAACAGTAG
- a CDS encoding MATE family efflux transporter — translation MFALAWPIIVTELLQVAYNLADTIWLGRLSTDAVAAISLAFPLIFLLISVGGGFTVAGTILVAQYTGAKEEGSAGVVAGQTFAFISIIAVVVGLLGFASTDLMLGVLPSSAATAGQVIPHAGDYMRVFFLGLPFLFGFFVFSSLMRGYGNTRAPMVVMFISVAINVLVDPIFIFGFESNPLFGMLGIRGVESTLFAATGFEGYGVTGAAIATVLSRAVATVIGLYVIFGTSAGPDVSVSDFVPQREYIEKIIRLGVPSALEQSASALGFITLTAMVVTFAPEVVAAYGLGNRLTSLVFLPALGLGRATDTIVGQNLGAEKPERAERAVWLAAKVGASVMVVIGVVAFLFAEPIVSVFIDTGTDSATKTIELGAEYIRVRAFEFGFIGVLQTVLGAYRGAGNTKTALAFSLFALWFGRIPIVYYLSFMQGFGEMGIWIGMAVGQILGAIAAAAWFTRGTWKRAVIDHSEAAME, via the coding sequence ATGTTCGCACTCGCGTGGCCCATTATCGTCACCGAGTTGCTACAGGTCGCCTACAATCTCGCAGATACCATCTGGCTCGGTCGTCTCTCGACTGACGCGGTCGCCGCCATCAGCCTCGCCTTCCCGCTTATTTTTCTGCTTATCTCCGTCGGCGGGGGATTCACAGTCGCCGGAACCATCCTCGTCGCCCAGTACACCGGTGCAAAAGAGGAAGGGTCCGCGGGCGTCGTCGCCGGACAGACGTTCGCGTTTATCAGCATTATCGCCGTCGTCGTCGGCCTCCTCGGATTCGCCTCGACGGACCTGATGCTCGGCGTGCTGCCGAGTTCCGCCGCGACCGCAGGACAGGTCATTCCCCACGCGGGCGATTACATGCGCGTGTTCTTCCTCGGTCTGCCGTTCCTGTTCGGCTTTTTCGTATTCTCCTCGCTCATGCGCGGGTACGGCAACACGCGCGCGCCGATGGTCGTGATGTTCATCAGCGTGGCCATCAACGTCCTCGTAGACCCCATCTTCATCTTCGGCTTCGAGTCGAACCCGCTGTTCGGGATGCTCGGCATCCGCGGCGTCGAGTCCACGCTGTTCGCCGCGACGGGATTCGAAGGCTACGGCGTCACCGGTGCCGCAATCGCAACCGTTCTCTCTCGCGCTGTCGCCACCGTTATCGGCCTGTACGTCATCTTCGGGACCAGCGCCGGCCCCGACGTATCGGTATCGGATTTCGTCCCGCAACGGGAGTACATCGAGAAAATCATCCGGTTGGGTGTCCCGAGCGCCCTCGAACAGTCCGCGAGTGCGCTCGGTTTCATCACACTCACGGCGATGGTCGTGACGTTCGCCCCCGAAGTCGTCGCCGCCTACGGTCTCGGCAACCGTCTCACGTCCTTGGTGTTTCTCCCCGCACTCGGACTGGGTCGAGCGACGGACACGATTGTCGGGCAGAATCTCGGGGCAGAGAAACCTGAACGCGCCGAACGGGCGGTGTGGTTGGCCGCAAAGGTTGGCGCGAGCGTCATGGTCGTCATCGGTGTCGTCGCCTTTCTCTTTGCCGAGCCTATCGTCAGCGTATTCATCGATACCGGAACCGACTCGGCAACGAAAACGATCGAACTGGGTGCCGAATACATCCGTGTCCGTGCCTTCGAGTTCGGCTTCATCGGCGTCCTCCAAACTGTCCTCGGTGCGTACCGCGGCGCGGGCAACACGAAAACGGCGCTTGCGTTCTCGCTATTTGCGCTCTGGTTCGGACGCATTCCCATCGTCTACTATCTCTCGTTCATGCAGGGCTTCGGCGAGATGGGTATCTGGATCGGGATGGCCGTCGGACAGATTCTCGGCGCGATTGCGGCGGCCGCGTGGTTCACCCGCGGGACGTGGAAACGGGCGGTTATCGATCACTCGGAGGCTGCCATGGAGTGA